One stretch of Mangifera indica cultivar Alphonso chromosome 9, CATAS_Mindica_2.1, whole genome shotgun sequence DNA includes these proteins:
- the LOC123224824 gene encoding zinc finger protein ZAT4-like: MDTQRICKICNRSFANGKAMGGHMRSHLAKLPIPSKPKPSPVFTLKSSSSSSSLSNHSFKDHIQPYRSVNHDLSDVEGEAESSRNLTKRRSKRRRNPSEADPESVSSITDNFPVEEIAMCLLTLSRDKWPEEDKVKLNHHKYIGDDESDSTTTSKIFKCKTCKKGFRSHQALGGHIASYKKIKINLKGSHEDVTDLDPRVFKCPICDKVFESGQALGGHKKVHFTNSSVSYKDSSSSKSGEKFLDLNLPAPEDDTEVSQVLFDYSNKF; the protein is encoded by the coding sequence ATGGACACACAGAGGATTTGCAAGATCTGCAACAGAAGTTTTGCTAATGGCAAAGCCATGGGAGGTCATATGAGATCTCATTTAGCCAAACTTCCTATTCCTTCAAAACCTAAGCCTTCTCCTGTTTTTACTCTCaagtcttcatcttcatcttcttccttgaGTAATCACTCATTCAAAGATCACATACAACCCTATCGATCTGTCAACCATGATCTCTCCGATGTTGAAGGTGAGGCTGAGTCATCCAGAAACTTAACAAAGAGAAGATCTAAACGGCGTCGAAACCCATCTGAGGCTGACCCAGAATCGGTAAGTTCAATTACTGACAATTTTCCTGTTGAAGAAATTGCAATGTGTCTTTTAACGCTTTCAAGAGATAAGTGGCCAGAAGAAGACAAAGTAAAACTGAATCATCATAAATACATAGGCGATGATGAAAGTGACAGTACGACTACGAGTAAAATATTCAAGTGTAAAACATGCAAGAAAGGGTTTCGATCTCATCAAGCATTAGGAGGACATATAGCAAGTTACAAGAAGATCAAAATTAATCTTAAGGGTTCGCATGAAGATGTTACAGATTTAGATCCAAGAGTTTTCAAGTGCCCCATTTGTGATAAAGTTTTTGAGTCTGGCCAAGCCCTGGGTGGGCACAAGAAAGTTCACTTCACTAACTCAAGTGTTTCATATAaggattcttcttcttctaaatctggtgaaaaatttttagatctTAATTTACCTGCACCAGAAGATGATACTGAAGTAAGCcaagttttgtttgattattcaaacaaattttag